In Acanthochromis polyacanthus isolate Apoly-LR-REF ecotype Palm Island chromosome 18, KAUST_Apoly_ChrSc, whole genome shotgun sequence, the following proteins share a genomic window:
- the LOC127530954 gene encoding skin secretory protein xP2-like, producing SNSEITNQGSLTNSLLLQPLSAPIAVTPAPESAPASATPTPASAPASATPAPASAPAPATPAPASAPAPATPAPASAPAPATPAPASAPAPATPAPASAPAPATPAPASAPAPATPAPASAPAPATPAPASAPAPATPAPASAPAPATPAPASAPAPATPAPASAPAPATPAPASAPAPATPAPASAPAPATPAPASAPAPATPAPASAPAPATPAPASAPAPATPAPASAPASATPAPASAPASATPAPASAPASATPAPASANASATPASVPVPSATPAVQDLAAISPAAPVAADMIEKCMKKFLKMLG from the coding sequence TCCAATTCAGAGATCACAAACCAAGGATCCCTCACAAACTCTCTGCTCCTGCAACCACTGTCAGCCCCTATCGCTGTCACACCTGCCCCAGAATCAGCCCCTGCTTCTGCCACACCTACCCCAGCATCGGCCCCTGCTTCTGCCACACCTGCCCCAGCATCGGCCCCTGCTCCTGCCACACCTGCTCCAGCATCGGCCCCTGCTCCTGCCACACCTGCCCCAGCATCGGCCCCTGCTCCTGCCACACCTGCCCCAGCATCGGCCCCTGCTCCTGCCACACCTGCCCCAGCATCGGCCCCTGCTCCTGCCACACCTGCCCCAGCATCGGCCCCTGCTCCTGCCACACCTGCCCCAGCATCGGCCCCTGCTCCTGCCACACCTGCCCCAGCATCGGCCCCTGCTCCTGCCACACCTGCCCCAGCATCGGCCCCTGCTCCTGCCACACCTGCCCCAGCATCGGCCCCTGCTCCTGCCACACCTGCCCCAGCATCGGCCCCTGCTCCTGCCACACCTGCCCCAGCATCGGCCCCTGCTCCTGCCACACCTGCCCCAGCATCGGCCCCTGCTCCTGCCACACCTGCCCCAGCATCGGCCCCTGCTCCTGCCACACCTGCCCCAGCATCGGCCCCTGCTCCTGCCACACCTGCTCCAGCATCGGCCCCTGCTCCTGCCACACCTGCTCCAGCATCGGCCCCTGCTTCTGCCACACCTGCTCCAGCATCTGCCCCTGCTTCTGCCACACCTGCCCCAGCATCGGCCCCTGCTTCTGCCACACCTGCTCCAGCATCGGCCAATGCTTCTGCCACACCTGCCTCAGTTCCAGTCCCCTCTGCCACCCCTGCAGTTCAAGACCTCGCTGCCATTTCACCAGCAGCTCCAGTAGCAGCAGACATGATAGAAAAGTGTATGAAAAAATTTCTTAAAATGTTAGGTTGA